The Couchioplanes caeruleus nucleotide sequence CCGACTTCCGCCTGCCGGCCGACCGCGAGCTCGCGGTCGCTGTGCTGCGCGAGGTGTGGGAGCGGGCCGGCACGCAGCGCGTCGAGGTCGCGTGCTGGGGCGGCCGGGGGCGTACCGGCACGGCCCTGGCCTGCCTGGCCGTGCTCGACGGGGTGCCACCGGGTGAGGCGGTCGCGTTCGTCCGCGCGGGCTACGACCGGCGCGCGGTCGAGACACCCTGGCAGCGGCGCTACGTACGGTCGTTCACGGTGTCCTGACCGCCATTGGTTTCGCGGGAAGGCGTCATCGCGCGGACCGGCCGGGCCTTATCGTGGAGGCGGTCCGCCGCCGAAGGGATGACGATGATCACGGTCTCGCGCACCTTCACCGTCGCGGCGCCCGTCCCGGCCGTGCTGGCGTACCTGCGCGACCTCGGCAACAGCGCCGACTGGGACCCGGCGGGCCGGCGCACCACCCGGGTCGACGCGGGACCGGTCGCCGTCGGCGCGAGCTGGCGCGGCGAGTCACGGATCCTGGGCGTACGCGCCGAGCTGACGTACACCCTCGTCGAGGCGGCCGGCGACCGTCTCGTCTTCGCCGGGCACAGCGAGGGCGCCGGCTCCACCGAGACGATCACCGTACGGCCCGCGCCGGCCGGCGCCGAGGTCACGTACCGCGTCGACCTGGAGGTGCACGGGCTCGCGAAGCTCGCAGCGCCGGTGCTGCGGCTGGAGCTCGAGAAGCTGGGCACCGGCAGCGCCGGCCGGCTGACCGCGGTCCTCAACGGGCTGGCCCAGGCCGCGTGAGTCACGCCCGGGTGGCCAGCACCTCCACGTAGGCCGACGGGATCTTCACCGTGCCGTCGCCGGCGACGTCGTACCGCCGCACGAGGTCGACGAGGTCCGCGTGGAGCAGCTCGCCGTCGTCGTCGCCGAGCGCCTCGAAGGCCTTGAGCGTGGGCCCGTACCAGGACCGGAAGTAGTCGGTGAAGGCCTCCGCCGAGGCGAACCGGAACACGAACTCCCGCCGGTTCACCCGCACCTCGCTCACCCGGTCGCCGAACAGCTCCCGCAGCCGCGGCTCGGTGCCCCACTCGACGGGGGCGCGTACGCCCGGCGGTGGCGGCACCCGCCGGCCCACCGTGCGGAACAGGTCGCCGATGAACCCGTCCGGCGTCCAGTTGGCCAGCGCGATCGTCCCGCCCGGCCGGCACACCCGGGTCAGCTCGGCGGCCGCCCGTTCCTGGTCCGGCGCGAACATGACGCCGACGACCGAGAACACCGTGTCCCATTCGCCGTCGTCGCAGGGCAGCGCCTCGGCGTCGGCCTCGACGAACCGGACCGGCAGGTGCTCGGCGGCGGCCCGGGCGCGGGCCCGCTCCAGCAGGCCGGGTACGTAGTCGACGCCGACCACCTCGCACAGGCAGCGGGCGGCGGCGATCGCGGCGTTGCCCGTACCGGTGGCGACGTCGAGGACCCGCGAGCCGGCGGAGAGGTCGGCGGCCTGCACGAGCAGCTCGGAGATGGGCTGGATGAGGGCCGCCACCGCGCCGTAGTCGCCGCTGGCCCAGGTCTTCTGCTGGCGTGCCTTGATGCCGTCCAGCGTGGGAGAAGTCGTCATGGCGGCGACGCTACGAACCGCCGGTGGGCTCACGCGTGGGGAGGATTCCCCATCTTCGGCGATCGGCGCCGGGCGATCGCGGCCGCCTGACCCCGCGACGGTACGCCCAGCTTGGCCAGCACCGCCGACACGTGATGCCCGACGGTCTCCGCCGACAGCGACAGGCGGGCCGCGATCTCGGCGTCGCTGAGGCCGTCGGCGAGCAGCCCCAGCACTTCCCGCTGCCGGGCGGTGAGGCCGGCCGGGTCCGCGGCGGTGGCGGGGCGGGGTCCGCGGGGCACCGGGGCGCCGCGACGCCGCAGCTCCGCGCGTACCCGCCGGGCCGTGGCCGCCGCGCCGAGCTGGTCGAACACCCGCAGCGCCCGGCCGGCTTCGTCGTCGTCGCCGCACGTCAGAGCCTCCGCCGCCGCGTACCCGCAGCCGCGCCGCTCCCACTCGGCGGCGGCGCCGGCCACGTCGCCCTCGATCAGCAGCCGGTACGGCTCCGCGATCCCGTCGGTGACGGCCGGCCCGCCGCAGCGCCACTGCCAGTACGCGAGCCGCCCGGCCAGCCACGGATGCCCGACCCGTACGGCCAGCGGCAGCCCCCGGCGCACCTCGTCCAGCGCCCGCCGCGGATCCCCGGCGATCCAGTGGTGCTCGGCGAGCGCGGCCGCCACCGGGCCCACGAACTGCAGCTCGCCGGTCTCGTACGCGGACACCGCCGCTTCCTCCAGCAGGCCCCGCGCGTCCGGCGCGCCGCGGCGCGACCACAGCAGACCGAGCGTCACCTGGGCCGGGCAGCGGAACGGCCCGCGCTGCGGCGGCCCGGCGAGCCCTTGCGACGCGTCGCTCAGGGCGCCCGGCCAGTCGCCGCGGGCCAGCCGGACGGTGGCCCGGTACCCGAGCAGGTGGCGGGCGTACCCGCCGAGCTCGCGGGCCTCGGCGTAGGCCAGCACCCGGTCCAGCACCTGCTCCGCCACGTCCAGGTCGTACCACTCGACGGCGATGCCGGCCCGGTTCACCAGGGCCCGGACGGCGTGGTCGTCGAGCCCGGCGGCGGCCGCCACCCGGTGCGCCCGTTCCAGCTCCTCCCCGCCTGCCGGGTCGCCGCGTTGCAGCCGGGCGGAGCCGACGTTGACCAGGGCGTGCACCTCGGTGTCGAGGTCGCCGGAGCGGCGGGCCAGCTCGATCGCCCGTTCGCCCCAGACGACCGCGGTGTCGTCGTTGGCGAGCATCCGCAGCTGGGACAGGTTGCTGTACGCCATCGCCAGCTGCGGTCCCGGGCCGAGCGGCTCCAGCACGTCGACCGCCCGCGTGCCGGCCGCGCGCGCCTGTGCCGTACGGCCCGTCCACCAGGACAGCCGCGACACCCAGCGCAGGTTCTCGCCGATCCGCGCGGTGTCGCCGGCCGCCTCCCGGACCGTCAGCGCCTCCCGCCGGGCCCGCAGCGCCTCCTCGTTCAGCCCGGCCAGGTACGCCACCGTCGCGTACGCCTCCAGCAGCCCGGCCCGCTCCTCGTCGGCCACGCCCGCCGCATGCCGCAGCGCGGTCTCGTAGTGCGCGACGGCCTGCCGGTTGGCGCCCAGCGCGGCGGCGCGGCGGGCGGCGACCGGGGCCCACCGCAGCACCGCGGCGGCGAGGCCCGCGTGGTGGGCGTGGTGCACGAGCCGGGCCGGGTCGACGCCGGGGTCGCCGTCGAGCCGGGCGAGGATGCCGGCGTGCAGGGCGGCCCGGCGTACGGGCGACAGCGACTCCTCGACCGCGCGGCGCAGCAGCTCGTGCCGGAACGCCACCGCACCCGCCGTGGCGGTGAGGACCCCGCCGGCCAGGCACTCGTCGACGCCCGCGGCGTGGCCGGCGAGCAGGGCCGGTTCGGCGTGCGCGGGCACCACGGACACCAGCGCGGCGGCGTCCCGGGCCGCGGGTGACACCGCGTGCAGGCGGGACAGCACGAGGTCGCGTACGGTCGCGGGCACCCCGGAGCCGCCGGCCGCCAGCACCTCGGTGACCAGCAGCGGATTGCCGCCGGTCTGCGCGTACACCGGG carries:
- a CDS encoding protein-tyrosine phosphatase family protein — protein: MGWHRDDSGVLALPSGRLVRGRGLRRPVPEGAVPEFGVYLLGSPPPPAGWESRWLRWPDFRLPADRELAVAVLREVWERAGTQRVEVACWGGRGRTGTALACLAVLDGVPPGEAVAFVRAGYDRRAVETPWQRRYVRSFTVS
- a CDS encoding SRPBCC family protein; translated protein: MITVSRTFTVAAPVPAVLAYLRDLGNSADWDPAGRRTTRVDAGPVAVGASWRGESRILGVRAELTYTLVEAAGDRLVFAGHSEGAGSTETITVRPAPAGAEVTYRVDLEVHGLAKLAAPVLRLELEKLGTGSAGRLTAVLNGLAQAA
- a CDS encoding class I SAM-dependent methyltransferase, with protein sequence MTTSPTLDGIKARQQKTWASGDYGAVAALIQPISELLVQAADLSAGSRVLDVATGTGNAAIAAARCLCEVVGVDYVPGLLERARARAAAEHLPVRFVEADAEALPCDDGEWDTVFSVVGVMFAPDQERAAAELTRVCRPGGTIALANWTPDGFIGDLFRTVGRRVPPPPGVRAPVEWGTEPRLRELFGDRVSEVRVNRREFVFRFASAEAFTDYFRSWYGPTLKAFEALGDDDGELLHADLVDLVRRYDVAGDGTVKIPSAYVEVLATRA
- a CDS encoding ATP-binding protein translates to MGLLERDGALADLTRLQAQSAGGGRIALVAGEAGAGKSSLATEFARSVRARARVLWGACDPLLTPRALGPVHDIAKQAGGALRERLGDGDRGAIFDAVLDALDGPRQARRPVVVMEDLHWADEATLDLVAFLGRRLSLCRALLLLTYRDDELGPDHPLRGVLAGLPRGPVHRVTLPPLSAGAVAELARRAGRTAAPVYAQTGGNPLLVTEVLAAGGSGVPATVRDLVLSRLHAVSPAARDAAALVSVVPAHAEPALLAGHAAGVDECLAGGVLTATAGAVAFRHELLRRAVEESLSPVRRAALHAGILARLDGDPGVDPARLVHHAHHAGLAAAVLRWAPVAARRAAALGANRQAVAHYETALRHAAGVADEERAGLLEAYATVAYLAGLNEEALRARREALTVREAAGDTARIGENLRWVSRLSWWTGRTAQARAAGTRAVDVLEPLGPGPQLAMAYSNLSQLRMLANDDTAVVWGERAIELARRSGDLDTEVHALVNVGSARLQRGDPAGGEELERAHRVAAAAGLDDHAVRALVNRAGIAVEWYDLDVAEQVLDRVLAYAEARELGGYARHLLGYRATVRLARGDWPGALSDASQGLAGPPQRGPFRCPAQVTLGLLWSRRGAPDARGLLEEAAVSAYETGELQFVGPVAAALAEHHWIAGDPRRALDEVRRGLPLAVRVGHPWLAGRLAYWQWRCGGPAVTDGIAEPYRLLIEGDVAGAAAEWERRGCGYAAAEALTCGDDDEAGRALRVFDQLGAAATARRVRAELRRRGAPVPRGPRPATAADPAGLTARQREVLGLLADGLSDAEIAARLSLSAETVGHHVSAVLAKLGVPSRGQAAAIARRRSPKMGNPPHA